In the genome of Streptomyces sp. NBC_00390, the window CGCTGATCCCCGCAGCCGCGGGAGCCGCCCTCGATAACGCCCTCACCCTCTGCACCCTCCACTCCGCACACACGGGATGGGCTCGCCGGCCCCCAGCGCTACAGCCACGTCCCATCAGCCTGAGCCGCTGTCCTGTCGCGCCGAACGTTGAGCAGTCTCACCGAAGTGTGGTCGTCAAGGTGGGCTCCAACCTTGTCGGCCTTGTACCGCCGAGCGAACGGAACAGCGATGGCAGGCAGGCTGCCGCAGGCGCCTCACTCGCAACCGACACCCCCACACACGCTCGCACAACACATGGAACGCGAATAGCTCTTCTCGCACATCCCGCTGACGATCGGCGCGGGCTTCCTCAGCTTCGGCATGTACGGACTGCGCCGCGCCAGCGCGCTCCGTCGCACCGGTGTCACCGCAGAGGGTCGGATCGTCCGCCACGATGTCAGTCGAGGCGACGAAGGCGCCAGGTATTACCACCTGGTCTCAGCCTGGACGACCCGGGACGGCCGCGAGTGCGAGTACTCATCCAGGTTCGGCCGAGGTTCCGTCGGAGGCGCCTTCGGCGTGGGGACCCTTGTCATGGTCCGATACGATCCGGAAGATCCCCGCCGGTTTGCGATCCAGGGCTGGGACGTAGCGACGGTCGACCTGCTGTTCACCGTGTTGGGGGCGGTGTTCACAGCGGGCACCTTGGTGGTGTTGCTCGTCCGACTACTCACTCTCTGACCGCAGTCGACTCTCATTTTCCATGGCAGCAGCACGTCCGCACCAAGCGACCCGGGCCGCCACCGTTGCCGGCTTCGTGCGCGGGCCATCGTCAGTCGACCAGCCTTCGATGAGACGGAGACCCGGCGATCAGCCTTTGGTGAGACTGCTCAAGGTTCGGCGCGACAGGACAGCCGCGCACTGGGCATAACCACTGAAACACGCATTCCATTCGAAAAGCGACCCTCAGAAAGGCGCCGTACACGGCTGATCTCGGAGTCGCCGGTATGGCGCGACCTCGGTGCCCCTGACAGGCCGCCAGAGGGCCACACAGGCGATCTGCCCGGTGTCGGAACGGTGTTGAGTGCTCCGCACGAGTGACCCGCATAGAGAAGTTGGTCTCAGGGGAGGGAGCCGACCGAACTCCTGCGACGGATCGGGAACAAGAAGCCGGAGGAACAGGAGCAGCACCTGGATCGGCTGAAGCTGCAGAGGCAGAGGCCAGCCACGCCACGTACGCCACCGACGGCCCACCCACCCACGGCACAGCCCCTTGAAGCAACAGCGTCAGCTCAGGCTGTCGAGGATCATTACGACGTAATGAAGCCGGAGGACGGTCAAGTCACACGCACTGAGCGTATGGCGAGTGGTTCGCAGCAGCTGTTGATACAAGTGGCACCAGAGAGGCACCAGTTCTGTCGCGGCACAGTCCGCAGGCCCTGACGGCCAGCTCGCGAGCACATGTCACGCGAAGACCGCATCACGCTGGCCAAGCATCTGGCACAGGACTGACGGGGCAGCAGGTGCCATTGTCTCCAGGACCGCTGGACAACGGCACTCGTCATGCAAGGCTGGACCTCCAGAGGAGCCGTACCCGGTGCCTGACGCATCGTTCGCAACGGGGGAGAGGACCGTACCTGTGCAGCAGCCACGGCTGAGCCGCGCACATCGAGTACTGATCGGCGTCGTCGTCGCAGGAGCGTTGATCATCGCCGCGATCGGCTTCGCCGGATCGTACGCGGCCGTGCGC includes:
- a CDS encoding DUF3592 domain-containing protein, whose protein sequence is MYGLRRASALRRTGVTAEGRIVRHDVSRGDEGARYYHLVSAWTTRDGRECEYSSRFGRGSVGGAFGVGTLVMVRYDPEDPRRFAIQGWDVATVDLLFTVLGAVFTAGTLVVLLVRLLTL